One genomic window of Methanosarcina acetivorans C2A includes the following:
- a CDS encoding MFS transporter encodes MGSDAETSSVDGKALFPLYTITFIGTLGFGIILTFLVFLVTKYGGNALVYGILASTYPAFQLIGAPILGRWSDLYGRKKILLLSQIGTLIAWIIFFVALFFPITPLVEIRSNLLGIFTITLPLLALFFARALDGITGGNVSVANAYLADLTSEEERNKNYGRMSVASNLGYVFGPALAGILGTTVYGEILPVSVALLISVVGTLIVLFLLPESRPCTLEEYPEPTGIRKVLGQEQKECYQVEAGNKVSFREIFRLEYIPFMLLVYFLIFLGFNIYYTAFPIFAVVALEWNPAELGVYFSLISIFMAFVQGPVLAKLAKRYPESILVVAGSFILGLQFILIIPGNLVLLYLAAVCFAFGNGIMWPSILSILSKFAGKKYQGSVQGFAMSASSLASIIGLLAGGLLYTQLGVIAFLIAATIIYLVFFLSFRLVKIEKAEIEGNNS; translated from the coding sequence ATGGGGTCGGATGCGGAAACTTCCTCTGTAGATGGGAAGGCACTTTTTCCTCTGTATACCATAACGTTTATCGGAACCCTGGGGTTTGGCATCATACTTACTTTTCTTGTATTTCTTGTGACAAAATACGGAGGCAACGCCCTTGTCTATGGTATACTTGCCTCCACCTATCCGGCTTTTCAGCTTATTGGAGCCCCCATCCTGGGCAGGTGGTCCGACCTTTACGGAAGGAAGAAAATCCTGTTACTGAGCCAGATCGGGACCCTTATTGCCTGGATTATTTTTTTTGTCGCCCTGTTCTTTCCCATAACTCCCCTGGTAGAAATCAGGTCTAACCTGCTGGGCATTTTTACGATTACCCTTCCCCTACTCGCGCTCTTTTTTGCTAGGGCTCTTGATGGCATTACAGGAGGAAACGTATCTGTTGCCAATGCATATCTTGCGGACCTTACATCCGAAGAAGAGAGAAATAAAAACTATGGCAGGATGTCTGTTGCCTCAAATCTGGGCTACGTCTTTGGCCCTGCTCTTGCAGGAATTCTTGGAACGACGGTCTACGGCGAAATTCTGCCCGTATCCGTAGCTCTGCTTATCTCAGTTGTAGGGACTCTTATCGTGCTTTTTCTGCTCCCGGAATCCCGGCCCTGCACCCTTGAAGAATACCCGGAACCCACGGGTATAAGAAAAGTCCTCGGACAGGAACAAAAAGAGTGCTATCAGGTTGAGGCAGGAAACAAAGTAAGTTTTCGTGAGATTTTCAGGCTCGAATACATCCCCTTTATGCTGCTTGTTTACTTCCTTATCTTTCTGGGCTTTAATATCTATTATACTGCATTCCCGATCTTTGCGGTTGTTGCCCTTGAATGGAACCCTGCCGAACTGGGGGTTTATTTTTCCTTAATCAGCATATTCATGGCTTTTGTGCAGGGCCCGGTCCTCGCAAAACTTGCAAAAAGATACCCTGAGTCAATTCTGGTTGTTGCCGGCAGCTTTATTCTGGGACTGCAGTTCATTCTGATAATCCCCGGGAACCTCGTTCTCTTATATCTGGCAGCGGTCTGCTTTGCATTCGGAAACGGGATTATGTGGCCTTCTATCCTTTCAATCCTCTCGAAATTCGCAGGGAAAAAATATCAGGGCTCGGTACAGGGCTTTGCGATGAGTGCAAGCAGCCTCGCAAGCATAATCGGCCTTCTTGCAGGAGGTCTGCTTTATACGCAGCTGGGAGTGATAGCCTTTCTGATCGCAGCTACAATCATATATCTTGTCTTCTTCCTCTCATTCAGGCTCGTTAAAATTGAAAAAGCCGAAATCGAAGGAAATAATAGTTAA
- a CDS encoding serine hydrolase domain-containing protein, translated as MTKHRNSHSRSISSVTRSSGHSANRPGRKAFIFALGLAVIFLTFSAASASPIKSNVTSNASGPTNSAELEAFMDGAVNAQLKANHIPGATVAVVKDGQIIFAKGYGYADIDKRQPVVGNQTLFRVGSVSKLFVWTAVMQLAEQGKLDLDADVNTYLKDFQVPATYSKPITLKNLMSHTSGFEDLAISGRFFVHNSTDIMPLEEYLKKGMPARVRPPGELTAYSNYGSALAAYIVEQVSGMPFDRYVEENILLPLDMNNTTFDQPLPARLASNMSNGYVYSNNAYTAKPFEYVQVWPASSMSSTSEDMAKFMIAHLQNGRYGDKRILQEATAQQMHSRLFTNAPGVNGVTYGFLEINPENPRVIGHEGDTILFHTQLALIPESQLGLFISLNEEDSESAAFELLQAFMDHYYPTPPPPVPEPIPGFGKNASLFAGNYRPTRSAYTNFEKLTSISQRIRISPGSNSTLIISQLTGGSKKWIEVKPLTFIPADGLPSQDGLVFGKDSQGHINYLFIKLDPTAAYEKVPWHDDLSINLFLLGTCILLFLSTLIWPISLIIKHSPREPKKPVRAARLFAGGASVINLLFLIGLIFLFRDKTANVEFIYSVSTFLILLLAIALIAAILALGSSVFVVLAWKDNYWSYPERIHYSLVVLALLVFVWWLNNWNLLGFRF; from the coding sequence ATGACGAAGCATCGGAATTCCCACAGCCGCAGCATAAGTTCGGTTACTCGTTCATCAGGACACTCAGCAAACAGGCCAGGAAGAAAAGCGTTCATTTTTGCCCTTGGTCTGGCAGTTATTTTCCTGACTTTTAGTGCAGCATCTGCTTCTCCTATAAAGTCGAATGTTACCTCAAACGCCAGCGGGCCAACAAATTCAGCAGAGCTGGAAGCTTTCATGGATGGAGCTGTAAATGCGCAGCTCAAAGCTAATCATATTCCCGGAGCAACTGTAGCTGTGGTCAAAGACGGCCAGATCATTTTTGCCAAAGGCTATGGTTATGCCGACATTGATAAACGCCAACCGGTCGTTGGAAATCAAACTCTTTTCCGTGTGGGCTCTGTCAGCAAACTCTTCGTATGGACAGCAGTGATGCAGCTTGCTGAACAGGGAAAGCTGGACCTCGATGCCGATGTTAACACTTATCTCAAGGACTTCCAGGTCCCTGCTACCTATTCCAAGCCTATTACCCTCAAGAACCTTATGTCCCATACATCGGGCTTCGAAGATTTAGCTATCAGTGGACGCTTTTTTGTGCACAACTCAACTGACATTATGCCGCTCGAGGAGTACCTGAAAAAGGGAATGCCTGCTCGAGTGCGCCCTCCTGGAGAACTAACCGCCTATTCGAACTACGGCTCTGCCCTGGCTGCATATATTGTTGAGCAGGTATCTGGAATGCCTTTTGATAGGTATGTGGAAGAGAATATCCTGCTTCCGCTGGATATGAACAATACGACATTCGACCAGCCCTTACCAGCCAGACTGGCTTCGAATATGTCCAACGGATATGTCTATTCGAATAACGCTTACACAGCCAAACCATTTGAATACGTGCAGGTCTGGCCGGCAAGTTCTATGAGTTCCACCTCTGAGGATATGGCGAAATTCATGATTGCTCATCTTCAAAACGGAAGGTATGGCGATAAGCGTATACTGCAGGAGGCTACAGCACAGCAAATGCATAGCCGCCTCTTTACGAACGCTCCAGGGGTTAACGGTGTAACTTATGGATTTCTGGAGATAAATCCGGAAAATCCGAGAGTTATAGGGCATGAAGGCGACACTATCCTGTTCCACACCCAGCTGGCGCTGATACCAGAAAGTCAACTTGGCCTTTTTATCTCCTTGAACGAAGAGGATAGCGAATCGGCAGCCTTTGAGTTACTGCAGGCTTTTATGGATCATTACTATCCCACGCCGCCTCCCCCGGTCCCGGAACCCATCCCCGGATTTGGAAAGAATGCAAGTCTTTTTGCTGGCAACTATCGCCCAACAAGGAGTGCCTACACTAATTTTGAAAAATTAACCTCTATCTCCCAGAGGATACGGATATCTCCGGGCTCGAACAGCACCCTCATAATTTCTCAGCTCACCGGAGGGTCAAAAAAATGGATAGAAGTAAAACCGCTTACTTTCATCCCGGCTGATGGTCTGCCTTCCCAGGACGGCCTGGTCTTTGGCAAAGATAGCCAGGGCCACATAAATTATCTCTTCATAAAACTGGATCCCACGGCAGCCTATGAGAAAGTGCCCTGGCACGATGATCTCAGCATTAATCTTTTCCTGCTGGGAACTTGCATTCTCCTTTTCTTATCGACGCTCATCTGGCCGATAAGCCTGATTATCAAGCACTCTCCTCGAGAACCCAAAAAACCTGTCAGAGCTGCCAGATTGTTTGCAGGCGGAGCCAGCGTGATTAACCTTCTGTTCCTGATAGGGTTAATATTTCTTTTCCGGGATAAAACTGCAAATGTAGAATTTATATACTCTGTCTCTACCTTCCTGATACTCCTGTTAGCAATTGCCCTGATAGCTGCGATTTTGGCGCTGGGATCTTCCGTATTCGTAGTCCTTGCGTGGAAAGATAACTACTGGAGCTATCCCGAAAGAATTCATTACAGTCTGGTGGTCCTGGCTCTGCTGGTGTTTGTCTGGTGGCTCAATAACTGGAACCTGCTTGGGTTCAGATTCTAA